The proteins below are encoded in one region of Amycolatopsis magusensis:
- a CDS encoding alpha/beta hydrolase yields MRSTRTGLAIASIAVIAAAGVPAIAQQALSWTPCPEEFGRKVECAEVSVPRDYDDPAGPQIKVAISRQKATSDRRRGILLLNPGGPGSSGRGMPGAVGKLAPRGVTDQYDLIGFDPRGTGASTPVSCELTAEQQDVTKLMPYPAPDGSITANLAYAEQVAGQCAADPNLPHVTTANTARDMDRIRAALGEEKISYFGGSYGSYLGAVFTTLFPERSDRVVLDAVVDPTDVWRRVWQFWGPANEERFDDFARWAAQRHPTYELGNTPQAVRQTYLDLTGKLDITPLAATRKPMSGNDFRGRTRGALYGDESFPSLAKLWQAAKLADAAKAAEARDELQLPDDSQSLPATLWGIACNEASWPRDPEVYRQDVARDRKRYPITGGMPSNVWPCAFWPHQPETPVAVSDRGQPTVLLLQNRRDPATPLPGAVAMRDALGDRARLVLADQGGHGTYLTTQNACASNAATAYLVHGTVPEDDVTCGPDTEVPDARVASGPKRDELVRKLRAAQFPF; encoded by the coding sequence ATGCGCAGTACACGGACCGGGCTGGCGATCGCCTCGATCGCCGTGATCGCCGCCGCGGGGGTGCCCGCGATCGCGCAGCAGGCCCTCTCGTGGACGCCCTGTCCGGAGGAGTTCGGCCGCAAGGTCGAGTGCGCCGAGGTCAGTGTGCCCCGCGACTACGACGATCCCGCCGGGCCGCAGATCAAGGTGGCGATCTCCCGGCAGAAGGCCACCAGCGACCGCCGCCGCGGCATACTGCTGCTCAATCCCGGTGGGCCAGGGTCGAGCGGGCGCGGGATGCCGGGCGCGGTCGGCAAGCTGGCCCCGCGCGGGGTGACCGACCAGTACGACCTCATCGGCTTCGACCCCCGCGGCACCGGCGCCAGCACCCCGGTTTCCTGCGAGCTGACCGCCGAGCAGCAGGACGTCACCAAGCTCATGCCCTACCCCGCCCCCGACGGCTCCATCACCGCGAACCTCGCCTACGCCGAGCAGGTCGCCGGGCAGTGCGCCGCCGACCCGAACCTCCCCCACGTCACCACCGCCAACACCGCCCGCGACATGGACCGCATCCGCGCCGCGCTCGGCGAGGAGAAGATCTCCTACTTCGGCGGCAGCTACGGCTCCTACCTCGGCGCCGTGTTCACCACCCTCTTCCCCGAGCGCAGCGACCGCGTCGTGCTCGACGCCGTGGTCGACCCGACCGACGTCTGGCGCCGCGTCTGGCAGTTCTGGGGCCCGGCCAACGAAGAGCGCTTCGACGACTTCGCCCGCTGGGCCGCGCAGCGCCACCCCACCTACGAACTCGGCAACACCCCGCAGGCGGTCCGGCAGACCTACCTCGACCTGACCGGCAAACTCGACATCACCCCGCTCGCCGCCACCCGGAAACCCATGTCCGGCAACGACTTCCGCGGTCGCACCCGTGGCGCGCTGTACGGCGACGAGAGCTTCCCCTCACTGGCGAAGCTGTGGCAGGCCGCCAAACTCGCCGACGCCGCGAAAGCCGCCGAAGCCCGCGACGAACTCCAGCTGCCCGACGACTCGCAGTCCCTGCCCGCCACCCTCTGGGGCATCGCCTGCAACGAGGCCAGCTGGCCGCGCGACCCGGAGGTGTACCGGCAGGACGTGGCACGCGACCGCAAGCGCTACCCGATCACCGGCGGCATGCCGTCCAACGTCTGGCCCTGCGCGTTCTGGCCGCACCAGCCGGAAACGCCCGTCGCGGTGAGCGACCGCGGGCAGCCCACCGTGCTGCTCCTGCAGAACCGGCGCGATCCGGCCACCCCGCTGCCCGGCGCGGTGGCCATGCGCGACGCGCTCGGCGACCGCGCCCGGCTGGTGCTCGCCGACCAGGGCGGCCACGGCACCTACCTGACCACGCAGAACGCCTGCGCCTCCAACGCCGCGACTGCCTACCTCGTGCACGGCACGGTGCCGGAGGACGACGTGACCTGCGGCCCGGACACCGAGGTCCCGGACGCCAGGGTGGCGTCCGGGCCCAAACGTGACGAGCTGGTCCGGAAGCTGCGCGCCGCTCAGTTCCCGTTCTGA
- the lipA gene encoding lipoyl synthase has product MSAAPDGRKLLRLEVRNSQTPIEKKPSWIKTRARMGPEFTELKGLVRREGLHTVCEEAGCPNIYECWEDREATFLIGGDQCTRRCDFCQIDTGRPAELDRSEPRKVAESVQAMGLRYSTVTGVARDDLPDGGAWLYAETVRQIHALNPGTGVELLIPDFNADPEQLAEVFGSRPEVLAHNVETVPRIFKRIRPGFRYARSLEVITAAREAGLVTKSNLILGMGETPDEVGPAMRDLVDAGCEILTITQYLRPSPRHHPVDRWVKPEEFVEHSQAAEAMGFAGVMAGPLVRSSYRAGRLYTQTKAHRGEELPENLAHLTSQGPAAQEATSLLSR; this is encoded by the coding sequence GTGAGTGCTGCCCCGGATGGTCGGAAGCTGTTGCGGCTCGAGGTTCGCAACAGTCAGACGCCGATCGAGAAGAAGCCGTCGTGGATCAAGACGCGGGCGCGGATGGGTCCGGAGTTCACCGAGTTGAAGGGCTTGGTGCGCCGGGAGGGTCTGCACACCGTCTGTGAGGAGGCGGGTTGTCCCAATATCTATGAGTGTTGGGAAGACCGTGAGGCGACGTTCCTGATCGGTGGGGATCAGTGCACGCGGCGGTGTGATTTCTGCCAGATCGACACGGGCCGCCCGGCGGAGCTGGACCGTAGCGAGCCGCGCAAGGTCGCCGAAAGCGTTCAGGCGATGGGGCTGCGTTATTCCACGGTCACCGGTGTCGCCCGCGACGACCTGCCCGATGGTGGCGCCTGGTTGTATGCCGAGACCGTGCGCCAGATCCACGCGCTGAACCCGGGTACCGGGGTGGAGTTGCTGATCCCGGATTTCAACGCCGACCCCGAGCAGTTGGCTGAGGTGTTCGGGTCGCGGCCGGAGGTGCTGGCGCACAATGTGGAGACGGTGCCGCGGATCTTCAAGCGTATCCGTCCCGGTTTCCGCTACGCGCGGTCGCTGGAGGTCATCACCGCCGCCCGTGAAGCAGGTTTGGTGACCAAGTCGAACCTGATCCTGGGCATGGGTGAGACCCCGGATGAGGTGGGTCCGGCGATGCGGGATTTGGTGGATGCGGGGTGCGAGATCCTGACGATCACCCAGTACCTGCGGCCGTCGCCGCGGCATCATCCGGTGGATCGGTGGGTGAAGCCGGAGGAGTTCGTGGAGCACTCGCAGGCCGCCGAGGCGATGGGTTTCGCCGGGGTGATGGCGGGTCCGCTGGTGCGTTCGTCGTACCGGGCCGGGCGGTTGTACACGCAGACCAAGGCCCACCGTGGTGAGGAGCTGCCGGAGAACCTGGCACACCTGACCTCGCAGGGCCCCGCGGCGCAGGAGGCCACCAGCCTCCTGAGCCGCTAG
- a CDS encoding acyl-CoA dehydrogenase family protein — protein sequence MADQPKVTEKEARAVAEEARESGWQKPSFAKELFLGRFRLDLVHPHPLPSEEDDARADRFLTQLRAYCETLDGTVIERESRIPDEFVKGFAELGCFGIKIPEVYGGLGLTQFAYNRALMLAASVHPTIGALLSAHQSIGVPEPLKLAGTEEQKKRFLPRCAKGAVTAFLLTEPDVGSDPARLATSAVPVDGGEAYELDGVKLWTTNGVVAELVVVMARVPKSEGHRGGVTAFIVEADSPGITVEHRNAFMGLRGIENGVTRFHKVRVPKENVVGREGDGLKIALTTLNTGRLSIPAMCAGAAKWCLKIAREWSGERVQWGRPVGEHGAVANKISYIAATSYALEAVLDLSGHMSDEGRNDIRIEAALAKLWASEVSCLIADELMQIRGGRGYETAESLAARGERAVPVEQLVRDLRINRIFEGSSEIMRLLIAREAVDSHLTAAGDLADPDADVKAKAKAAAKASGFYAKWLPKLVAGKGQVPTSYTEFGALAGHLRYVERTARKLARSTFYGMARWQAGLEKRQGFLGRIVDIGAELFAMSAACVRAEMQRGINREEGEAAYELADAFCRQARLRVEALFGALWANTDDVDHRIAGRTLKGRYTWLEEGVLDPSEGTGPWITDWQAGASAQENVARRYLPRQNGN from the coding sequence GTGGCCGACCAGCCCAAGGTGACGGAGAAGGAAGCCCGCGCGGTGGCCGAGGAGGCGAGGGAGAGCGGCTGGCAGAAACCGTCCTTCGCCAAGGAGTTGTTCCTCGGCCGGTTCCGCCTCGACCTGGTGCACCCGCACCCGCTGCCGTCCGAGGAGGACGACGCCAGGGCGGACCGGTTCCTCACCCAGCTCCGCGCGTACTGCGAAACCCTCGACGGCACGGTGATCGAACGGGAGTCGCGCATCCCGGACGAGTTCGTCAAGGGGTTCGCCGAACTGGGCTGCTTCGGCATCAAGATCCCCGAGGTCTACGGCGGGCTCGGGCTGACCCAGTTCGCCTACAACCGCGCGCTGATGCTCGCCGCGTCCGTGCACCCGACGATCGGCGCGCTGCTGTCCGCGCACCAGTCGATCGGCGTGCCCGAACCGCTGAAGCTGGCCGGGACCGAGGAACAGAAGAAGCGCTTCCTGCCGCGGTGCGCCAAGGGCGCGGTGACCGCGTTCCTGCTCACCGAACCCGACGTCGGCTCCGACCCGGCGCGCCTGGCCACCTCGGCGGTCCCGGTGGACGGCGGTGAGGCGTACGAACTCGATGGCGTGAAGCTGTGGACCACCAACGGCGTGGTCGCCGAACTCGTCGTGGTGATGGCCCGCGTGCCCAAGAGCGAGGGGCACCGGGGCGGGGTCACCGCGTTCATCGTCGAAGCGGACTCGCCGGGCATCACCGTCGAGCACCGCAACGCGTTCATGGGCCTGCGCGGCATCGAGAACGGGGTGACCCGGTTCCACAAGGTGCGGGTGCCGAAGGAGAACGTGGTCGGCCGCGAGGGCGACGGGCTGAAGATCGCGCTGACCACGCTGAACACCGGACGGCTGTCCATCCCGGCGATGTGCGCCGGCGCGGCCAAGTGGTGCCTGAAGATCGCCCGCGAGTGGTCCGGCGAGCGGGTCCAGTGGGGCAGGCCGGTCGGCGAGCACGGCGCGGTGGCGAACAAGATCTCTTACATCGCGGCGACCTCCTACGCGCTGGAAGCCGTGCTGGACCTGTCCGGGCACATGAGCGACGAGGGCCGCAACGACATCCGCATCGAGGCCGCGCTCGCGAAACTGTGGGCGAGCGAGGTGTCCTGCCTGATCGCCGACGAGCTGATGCAGATCCGCGGCGGGCGTGGCTATGAGACGGCCGAGTCGCTGGCGGCGCGCGGGGAGCGGGCGGTGCCGGTCGAGCAGCTGGTCCGCGACCTGCGCATCAACCGGATCTTCGAAGGCTCCTCGGAGATCATGCGCCTGCTCATCGCGCGGGAGGCGGTCGACTCGCACCTCACCGCCGCGGGTGACCTCGCCGACCCGGACGCCGACGTGAAGGCCAAGGCGAAGGCCGCCGCGAAGGCGAGCGGGTTCTACGCGAAGTGGCTGCCGAAACTGGTCGCCGGCAAGGGCCAGGTGCCGACCTCGTACACCGAGTTCGGCGCGCTGGCCGGGCACCTGCGGTACGTCGAGCGGACCGCGCGCAAGCTCGCGCGGTCGACCTTCTACGGGATGGCGCGCTGGCAGGCCGGGCTGGAGAAGCGGCAGGGCTTCCTCGGGCGGATCGTCGACATCGGCGCCGAGCTGTTCGCGATGTCGGCTGCCTGCGTGCGCGCGGAAATGCAGCGCGGAATCAACCGTGAAGAAGGCGAGGCGGCTTACGAACTCGCCGACGCCTTCTGCCGTCAGGCGCGGTTGCGGGTGGAGGCGTTGTTCGGCGCGTTGTGGGCCAACACCGACGACGTCGACCACCGGATCGCCGGGCGCACGCTGAAGGGCCGGTACACCTGGCTCGAAGAAGGCGTGCTCGACCCGAGCGAGGGCACCGGCCCGTGGATCACCGACTGGCAGGCCGGCGCGTCCGCCCAGGAGAACGTGGCGCGCCGGTACCTGCCGCGTCAGAACGGGAACTGA
- a CDS encoding oxidoreductase: MTGTKWTEADIPAQDGRTVVITGANSGLGLRSAVVLAEKGARVLLACRSAERGQRALGEVAEVATGPAPELVRLDLASLDSVREAAAEIRKSTGDSVDVLLNNAGLMAPPQGHTIDGFETQFGTNHLGHAALTWLLMPALRAAEGVSRVVTLSSVVATGARISLNDPNFETRRYFPAIAYGQSKLANQVFALELDRRLRAAGEPVLSVAAHPGYTRSGLSSGMANAQRNAVLRTVVGAGTVISDQLFAQSTRMGTLPQLYAATAPEVEGGAYYGPDGFAGTRGFPTRVRPLGPARNEPLGAGLWQLTAEMTGITPDPA; this comes from the coding sequence ATGACTGGGACCAAGTGGACCGAGGCGGACATCCCGGCGCAGGACGGCCGCACGGTGGTGATCACCGGCGCCAACTCCGGCCTGGGCCTGCGCAGCGCGGTGGTGCTCGCGGAGAAGGGCGCGCGGGTGCTGCTCGCCTGCCGGTCGGCGGAACGCGGGCAGCGCGCGCTCGGCGAGGTGGCCGAGGTCGCCACCGGCCCGGCGCCGGAGCTGGTCCGGCTGGACCTGGCGTCGCTGGATTCGGTGCGCGAGGCGGCCGCCGAGATCCGCAAGTCCACCGGTGACTCGGTCGACGTCCTGCTCAACAACGCCGGCCTGATGGCGCCGCCGCAGGGGCACACCATCGACGGCTTCGAGACGCAGTTCGGCACCAACCACCTGGGGCACGCCGCGCTGACCTGGCTGCTGATGCCCGCTCTGCGTGCGGCCGAGGGCGTCTCGCGCGTGGTCACCCTGTCGAGCGTGGTCGCGACCGGCGCCCGGATCAGCCTGAACGACCCGAACTTCGAGACGCGGCGGTACTTCCCGGCGATCGCTTACGGCCAGTCGAAACTGGCGAACCAGGTGTTCGCGCTGGAGCTGGACCGGCGACTGCGGGCGGCGGGCGAGCCGGTGCTCAGCGTGGCCGCGCACCCGGGGTACACCCGGTCGGGCTTGTCGTCGGGCATGGCGAACGCGCAGCGCAACGCGGTACTGCGGACGGTCGTCGGCGCGGGAACCGTGATCAGCGACCAGCTGTTCGCGCAGAGCACGCGGATGGGCACGCTGCCGCAGCTCTACGCGGCCACCGCACCCGAGGTCGAAGGCGGCGCGTACTACGGCCCGGACGGCTTCGCCGGGACGCGTGGCTTCCCCACCCGGGTGCGGCCGCTGGGGCCCGCGCGGAACGAGCCGCTCGGCGCCGGACTGTGGCAGCTCACCGCGGAAATGACCGGGATCACGCCGGACCCGGCTTGA